GGCGCGCGAGGTCGAGCGCATCGAGCGCGGTCAGCGCGCCGCACTCCCTTGTGAGTTCCGCGGCGAGCACCAGCCGGCACTTGCGGTTCCCGGAGGGTTTCACTTCCCCCGTGAAGTAATCAGTCCGCACACCGGGATGAATGACGACCGCGTCCTTGATCGCAAAGCCCGCCGCCTCGGCCGCGGCGCGCACGCTGTGGCTGCAAAAACAAACGCTGCCGGGCGGGATGCCCTGGACAACGCGGGCGGTCTCCGCGGAGCCGGAAGCGTCGCGATCAAAGACCTCCGGCAGGCGGTCAACGCCGGCTCGAAGCCGTGTCGGAGCCTCGCGGTCGATGCGATTGCGCTGGCCGCTCAGCTCCAATCCGCATCGCACGACGGTGTCCGTGATCGAGACGCGCTCGGAATTCCAAAACCGCAGCCACGGGTCGTGGCGCAGCCCGGTGTCGAGCCAGTGATCGGCGATGTCGAAGACGAGCGCGCAATTCGCGTCGGAAAGCGAGGTGAGGATGGACTTGCCGATGCCGTGCAAACTCCAGACGTAGACGAGTTCCGGCTTCCAGCGCTGGATGAGTTCGCGGAGGACCGTGTGGTTGTGCGCTTCCATGGCCTGCAATTCGCCGCGCGCGGTGACGAGGTTTTGCCCGAAGACACCGTTGAGCCGGAGGCGCCGCTCGACGCCGGCGGAGCGCTGGCCTTCCTTCATGCCATAACTGCTGGTGAGCACGAGCGCCTCGTGCCCGCGCTCCACAAGGCGGTTCACCACGGTTTCGCAACGCACGTCAAACGTGCCCGCGTGCAGCGGTGGATAGAGATTGGTGATAACGAGGAGTTTCATCCCGATTCCGAACCGGGCTAGGCTACGCGGCTGCGGTTGGAGGCGCGAGACGGATTTCATCGTCAGGCCGCGGGGAGGTCGGGGCGATGGCGTCACCGCGCATGGGGCCGGGCGTTCACGCACACCGGGTGTTTCTACAGGTGGAAGGCGGTTTCGTTTCAAGTTTGCTCTTCACCGCGCCCGCGGGCTTGCGCACACTCCGCACACGTTATGAGCTTGTTTGATCTGCATGGCGAAGTCGCGGTCGTCATCGGCGGCACAGGCGTC
The Verrucomicrobiota bacterium DNA segment above includes these coding regions:
- a CDS encoding glycosyltransferase family 4 protein — its product is MKSVSRLQPQPRSLARFGIGMKLLVITNLYPPLHAGTFDVRCETVVNRLVERGHEALVLTSSYGMKEGQRSAGVERRLRLNGVFGQNLVTARGELQAMEAHNHTVLRELIQRWKPELVYVWSLHGIGKSILTSLSDANCALVFDIADHWLDTGLRHDPWLRFWNSERVSITDTVVRCGLELSGQRNRIDREAPTRLRAGVDRLPEVFDRDASGSAETARVVQGIPPGSVCFCSHSVRAAAEAAGFAIKDAVVIHPGVRTDYFTGEVKPSGNRKCRLVLAAELTRECGALTALDALDLARQQGSECVLTIVGRGSSDYISQLRSKVIAAKLPVEFASVPDLSRDLLPVFREHDIFLHTSEWDEPYISVALQAMACGLPVIASTAGAASDVFSHGETALTYSAGSAEELAGCILRMERDTQIRAVLAEAGRLSVAAQFDESGVIDRIEKFLRAASLMETKV